The Panacibacter microcysteis genome includes a window with the following:
- a CDS encoding NAD(P)H-quinone oxidoreductase, which yields MKAIIITTPGAPEVLQLQERAKPVPKENEVLIQVKAAGVNRPDVIQRKGKYPPPPGVPADIPGLEIAGIVASCGSAVKDIQPGHAVCALVGGGGYATYVTVHAAHCLPVPHNMNFIQAASLPETVLTVWHNVFQRGRLERGEKFLVHGGSSGIGITAIQLARAFGAIVFATAGSREKCDACIALGAENCINYKAADFEVVLKDQGIDVILDMIGGDYTEKNIRLLNTDGRLVFINAMKGGAASFDAVDIMRRRLTITGSTLRNRDNEFKTALIADVRQHVWPVIEAGKFTPVIHKTFALADAAAAHTLMESSEHIGKIILVTDHVENA from the coding sequence ATGAAAGCAATTATTATTACCACACCAGGCGCACCGGAAGTATTGCAGTTGCAGGAAAGAGCGAAACCTGTACCTAAAGAAAATGAGGTACTCATACAGGTAAAAGCAGCAGGCGTAAACAGGCCAGATGTTATCCAGCGCAAAGGGAAATACCCGCCACCACCGGGTGTACCAGCAGATATTCCCGGGTTGGAAATAGCCGGTATTGTAGCGTCCTGCGGGTCTGCAGTAAAAGATATACAACCAGGTCATGCTGTTTGCGCGTTGGTTGGCGGCGGGGGCTATGCCACTTATGTTACTGTACACGCTGCCCATTGCCTGCCAGTACCGCATAACATGAATTTTATACAGGCAGCTTCTTTACCGGAAACGGTATTGACCGTATGGCACAATGTATTTCAACGCGGAAGACTGGAACGTGGAGAAAAATTCCTGGTGCATGGTGGAAGCAGCGGTATAGGCATTACAGCCATTCAACTGGCCAGGGCCTTTGGCGCAATTGTATTTGCCACAGCCGGCAGCAGGGAGAAGTGCGATGCATGCATAGCACTTGGCGCGGAAAACTGTATTAACTACAAAGCAGCAGACTTTGAAGTTGTACTTAAAGACCAGGGCATAGATGTGATACTTGACATGATTGGTGGTGACTATACAGAAAAAAATATCCGTTTACTCAATACAGATGGAAGGCTTGTATTTATCAATGCCATGAAGGGTGGCGCAGCATCTTTTGATGCGGTCGATATCATGCGGCGCAGGTTGACTATTACCGGCAGCACACTGCGCAACCGGGATAATGAATTCAAAACCGCGCTAATTGCAGATGTGCGGCAACACGTATGGCCGGTAATAGAAGCAGGGAAGTTTACACCGGTAATTCATAAAACCTTTGCGCTTGCAGATGCTGCGGCGGCACATACATTAATGGAAAGCAGCGAACATATAGGAAAGATCATACTGGTAACTGACCATGTTGAAAATGCATAG
- a CDS encoding MmcQ/YjbR family DNA-binding protein: MVKPAIAKAIALSLPGAGEKAHFNRIAFTVKKKIFATLSVDDDTLNLMFTPEVQFIFCPPASDIIFPVPNAWGRQGWTTINLQKATKNLVTEALKEAHRIRAEK, from the coding sequence ATGGTAAAACCTGCAATAGCAAAAGCAATAGCCCTTTCCCTGCCTGGTGCGGGTGAAAAGGCGCATTTTAACCGCATAGCCTTCACAGTAAAGAAAAAGATCTTTGCCACCCTTTCAGTTGATGATGACACACTAAACCTGATGTTTACGCCCGAAGTGCAGTTTATATTTTGCCCGCCCGCCAGCGATATTATTTTTCCTGTGCCAAATGCGTGGGGCAGGCAGGGCTGGACAACCATAAACCTGCAGAAGGCAACAAAAAACCTTGTGACAGAAGCATTGAAAGAAGCGCACCGCATAAGAGCAGAAAAATAA